In Arachis hypogaea cultivar Tifrunner chromosome 17, arahy.Tifrunner.gnm2.J5K5, whole genome shotgun sequence, a single window of DNA contains:
- the LOC112764143 gene encoding fasciclin-like arabinogalactan protein 19 produces the protein MAIWLVVFITLFTVGESQPTPPFNQTDLQEAMADMRSKSYYGFVILLKILNSQPNSLQTNDLTFLMPSDEELSQYTITPDQLHDFIFSHSIPTSLVLNHLLHFPNGSVVPSSLPSRVISITNSGRAGLFVNNAKVVTPNVCQTSFIRCHGISAALTFENDAPFRRVQDPKNPPKGSDVPVPNHSVKKMSIPPLY, from the coding sequence ATGGCTATCTGGCTTGTGGTCTTTATTACCCTATTCACAGTTGGTGAATCTCAGCCCACGCCGCCTTTCAACCAAACTGATTTGCAGGAAGCCATGGCTGACATGAGAAGTAAGTCTTACTATGGATTTGTGATCCTCCTCAAAATCCTCAACAGCCAACCAAACTCATTGCAAACCAATGATCTGACATTCCTAATGCCAAGTGATGAAGAACTATCTCAGTACACAATAACTCCAGACCAGCTTCATGATTTCATATTCAGTCATTCTATTCCAACATCACTGGTGCTCAATCATCTATTGCATTTCCCAAATGGCTCTGTGGTTCCCTCAAGTCTTCCAAGCAGGGTGATCAGCATAACCAATAGTGGCAGAGCAGGTTTGTTTGTCAACAATGCAAAAGTAGTCACACCAAATGTGTGCCAAACCTCTTTCATAAGGTGCCATGGAATCAGTGCAGCTTTGACATTCGAGAATGATGCACCTTTTCGCCGAGTTCAAGATCCTAAGAATCCCCCAAAGGGTAGTGATGTACCAGTCCCAAACCATTCTGTCAAAAAGATGAGCATTCCGCCTCTCTATTAA
- the LOC112764141 gene encoding OBERON-like protein yields MLPPRQQSRAGGPQTSLSLVPLDTRLSPEEPRSNSDNLRESPTESASSRETWPTADAIASKKIENGKAEIDCPEQSVIRRVSSADKISLQDIARERVDVICEKMHHLPEEFLEELKNGLRLILEGGNGSQHREEFFILQKLVQSRSDLTAKTLIRAQRVQLEILVAINTGIQGFLHPSISLSQTSLIEIFVYKRCRNIACQSQLPADDCTCETCTNSNGFCNLCMCVVCSKFDFEVNTCRWIGCDLCSHWTHTDCAIREQLICMGPSVKSGAGASEMVFRCQACNRTSELLGWVKDVFQHCAPSWDGEALMRELDFVSRIFHGSKDQRGRKLFWKCDDLKEKLKTGKVDAKAACRAILMVFQELEMDSPKSLENSEGGRLIAPQEACNRIAEVVQEAIRKMEIVADEKMRMFKKARLALEACDRELADKAREAAELKMDRQKKKVQIEELERIVRLKTAEADMFQLKANEAKREAEKLQRIALAKSDKSEEEYTSNYLKQKLSEAEAEKQYLYEKIKLQESSRVSQSSSGGDPSSMLMYSKIHDLLYSVPPKADSQSNECHPFRTNP; encoded by the exons ATGCTTCCTCCACGACAGCAATCCCGGGCTGGTGGACCACAAACATCCCTGTCTCTAGTTCCATTGGATACTCGTCTTTCTCCGGAGGAACCTAGATCAAACTCTGACAACCTCCGTGAATCTCCTACTGAAAGTGCCAGTTCTCGAGAAACTTGGCCTACAGCTGATGCAATCGCATCAAAGAAGATTGAGAATGGTAAAGCTGAGATTGATTGTCCTGAGCAGTCTGTTATTCGCCGTGTTTCTAGTGCAGACAAAATTAGTCTTCAGGACATTGCAAGAGAAAGAGTTGATGTAATATGTGAAAAAATGCATCATCTACCCGAAGAATTTCTAGAGGAGCTAAAAAACGGACTTAGACTCATCCTTGAGGGAGGTAATGGCTCACAGCATCGGGAAGAATTTTTCATTTTGCAGAAGCTTGTTCAGAGCAGATCTGATTTAACAGCCAAGACATTGATTAGAGCACAGCGAGTGCAGCTTGAAATCCTTGTTGCCATAAATACTGGAATTCAGGGATTCTTACATCCAAGCATCAGCCTATCACAGACTTCCCTGATTGAGATATTTGTGTACAAGAGATGTAGAAACATAGCTTGCCAAAGCCAGCTTCCAGCTGATGATTGTACCTGTGAAACATGCACTAACAGCAATGGTTTCTGCAATCTTTGCATGTGTGTAGTCTGCAGCAAGTTTGACTTTGAAGTAAATACATGCCGCTGGATTGGATGTGACTTGTGTTCTCACTGGACTCACACGGATTGTGCGATTCGTGAGCAGCTTATTTGCATGGGCCCTTCTGTGAAGAGTGGAGCAGGAGCTAGTGAAATGGTTTTCAGGTGTCAAGCCTGTAACAGGACTTCAGAACTGTTGGGTTGggttaaagatgtcttccaacatTGTGCACCATCATGGGATGGGGAAGCCTTAATGCGAGAACTTGATTTTGTTAGTAGGATTTTCCATGGTAGTAAGGATCAGCGAGGAAGGAAACTGTTTTGGAAGTGTGATGATCTCAAGGAAAAACTTAAGACTGGAAAGGTGGATGCTAAGGCAGCATGCAGAGCAATTTTGATGGTTTTCCAAG AGCTTGAGATGGACTCTCCTAAGAGCCTGGAAAATTCAGAAGGTGGAAGGCTGATTGCTCCTCAAGAGGCATGCAATAGAATTGCTGAAGTGGTGCAAGAGGCTATAAGAAAGATGGAAATAGTCGCTGATGAGAAGATGAGGATGTTCAAGAAGGCTCGCTTGGCTCTTGAGGCTTGTGATCGTGAATTAGCCGATAAGGCCAGAGAAGCAGCAGAGCTCAAGATGGACAGGCAGAAAAAGAAGGTTCAGATTGAAGAGCTTGAGAGAATTGTGCGGCTTAAAACGGCAGAAGCTGATATGTTCCAACTGAAAGCTAATGAAGCTAAAAGGGAGGCTGAGAAGCTCCAGAGGATTGCTCTTGCCAAGTCAGACAAATCAGAGGAGGAATATACTAGcaattatttaaaacaaaaattaagtgAGGCTGAGGCTGAGAAGCAATATCTGTATGAGAAGATCAAATTGCAGGAAAGTTCTCGAGTATCACAGAGCAGTAGCGGCGGTGATCCCTCTTCAATGCTGATGTATTCCAAAATCCATGATCTTCTGTACAGTGTTCCTCCCAAGGCAGACAGTCAATCTAATGAGTGCCACCCTTTCCGAACAAATCCATGA
- the LOC112764140 gene encoding heat shock protein 90-6, mitochondrial encodes MHRLSRRCSSLSAVLRHAAAPRRHLAVPLLSSISSVGEEDAKARWYSVLSSEKSRNYQNLKKDLFLGKRYESTAAESAESNSTPSERYEYQAEVSRLMDLIVNSLYSNKEVFLRELISNASDALDKLRFLGVTEPELLKDAIDFDIRIQADKDNGVISITDTGIGMTRQELVDCLGTIAQSGTAKFLKALKDSKDAAGDNNLIGQFGVGFYSAFLVSDKVTVSTKSPKSDKQYVWEGEANASSYTIREETDPEKLIPRGTRLTLHLKRDDKGFAHPERIEKLVKNYSQFVSFPIYTWQEKGYTKEVEVDEDPAEAKKDEEDGKTEKKKKTKTVVERYWDWELINETQPIWLRNPKEVTKEDYNEFYKKTFNEYLEPLASSHFTTEGEVEFRSILYVPAFAPTGKDDIINPKTKNIRLYVKRVFISDDFDGELFPRYLSFVKGVVDSNDLPLNVSREILQESRVVRIMRKRLVRKAFDMILGISMSDNRGDYEKFWENFGKHLKLGCIEDRENHKRIAPLLRFFSSQSEEQLISLDEYVENMKPDQKDIYYIAADSVNSAKNTPFLERLAEKDLEVLFLVDPIDEVAIQNLKSYKEKNFVDISKEDLDLGDKNEEREKEMKQEFGQTCDWIKKHLGDKVASVQISNRLSSSPCVLVSGKFGWSANMERLMKAQSMGDASSLDFMRSRRVFEINPDHPIIRNLDAAFKTNPDDQDALRAIDLLYDAALVSSGFTPDNPAQLGGKIYEMMGMALTGKWSASSGQFHPTGTQPHVPETVEAEVVEPAEARTQK; translated from the exons CTTCTATCTTCCATTTCTTCG GTAGGTGAGGAAGATGCTAAAGCTAGATGGTATTCCGTCTTAAGTTCAGAGAAATCTAGGAATTATCAAAACTTGAAGAAAGATTTGTTTTTGGGGAAGCGATATGAGTCTACTGCTGCAGAGTCTGCTGAATCCAACTCCACACCATCTGAGAGATATGAGTACCAAGCTGAG GTTAGCCGGCTCATGGACCTCATTGTTAACAGCTTATATAGTAACAAGGAAGTGTTCCTTAGGGAACTTATCAG CAATGCAAGTGATGCCTTGGATAAGCTGCGGTTTCTGGGTGTTACAGAGCCTGAACTTTTGAAGGATGCTATTGATTTTGATATCAGAATCCAAGCTGATAAAGATAATGGGGTTATCAGTATCAC TGATACAGGTATTGGTATGACAAGACAAGAACTGGTTGATTGTCTTGGAACTATTGCACAGAGTGGTACTGCAAAATTTTTGAAGGCATTGAAG GATAGCAAGGATGCTGCTGGTGACAACAACTTAATTGGTCAATTTGGTGTTGGGTTCTATTCTGCTTTTCTGGTTTCTGATAAG GTAACTGTCTCGACCAAGAGCCCGAAATCTGATAAACAATATGTTTGGGAAGGAGAGGCAAATGCTAGCTCATATACCATTAGGGAAGAGACAGATCCTGAGAAGCTGATTCCAAGGGGAACTCGTCTTACACTGCATCTTAAG AGGGATGATAAAGGTTTTGCTCATCCAGAGCGAATtgaaaagcttgtgaaaaactaTTCACAATTTGTCTCGTTCCCAATATACACTTGGCAGGAAAAAGGATATACCAAAGAA GTTGAGGTTGATGAGGATCCAGCTGAAGCAAAAAAAGACGAAGAAGATGGAAAGACTGAG aagaagaagaagaccaagACTGTTGTTGAGCGCTACTGGGATTGGGAGCTCATAAATGAGACCCAACCAATTTGG CTTCGTAACCCAAAAGAAGTCACTAAGGAGGATTACAATGAGTTTTACAAGAAAACTTTTAATGAGTATTTGGAACCATTAGCATCATCACACTTTACCACAGAG GGTGAAGTAGAATTTAGGTCTATACTATATGTTCCTGCCTTTGCTCCTACGGGGAAGGATGACATAATCAATCCCAAGACAAAGAATATAAGACTATATGTTAAGAGAGTATTCATTTCGGATGACTTTGATGGAGAGCTG TTCCCCCGATACTTAAGCTTTGTCAAGGGTGTGGTTGACTCAAATGACCTTCCACTCAATGTGTCACGTGAAATTCTCCAAGAAAGTCGCGTA GTGCGGATTATGAGGAAACGATTAGTTCGGAAAGCTTTTGACATGATTTTGGGGATATCTATGAGTGATAACAGGGGG GACTATGAGAAGTTTTGGGAGAATTTTGGCAAACATTTGAAACTGGGTTGTATTGAAGATCGTGAGAATCACAAACGCATCGCTCCATTGCTTAGGTTTTTCTCATCCCAAAGTGAAGAACAACTGATCAGCTTGGATGAATATGTTGAGAACATGAAGCCTGATCAGAAAGATATTTATTACATTGCAGCCGATAGTGTGAATAGTGCTAAGAACACACCTTTCTTGGAGAGACTTGCAGAGAAGGATCTTGAA GTACTGTTTCTGGTGGATCCAATTGATGAGGTTGCTATTCAAAACCTCAAGTCATATAAGGAAAAGAATTTTGTTGATATTAGCAAGGAAGACTTGGATCTAG GTGATAAGaatgaagaaagggaaaaggagATGAAACAGGAATTCGGCCAAACTTGTGACTGGATTAAGAAACATTTGGGGGATAAAGTTGCAAGTGTGCAAATTTCAAACAGACTAAGCTCTTCACCCTGCGTTCTGGTGTCAGGAAAATTTGGTTGGTCTGCAAACATGGAAAG GCTAATGAAGGCACAATCTATGGGCGATGCCTCTAGCTTGGATTTCATGAGAAGCAGAAGGGTGTTTGAGATCAATCCTGACCACCCTATTATCAGGAACTTAGAT GCTGCATTCAAAACAAACCCTGATGATCAAGATGCCCTCAGAGCTATTGACCTTCTCTATGATGCAGCTTTGGTTTCCAGTGGATTTACG CCTGATAATCCAGCACAGCTTGGAGGGAAGATATACGAGATGATGGGTATGGCTCTGACCGGTAAATGGTCCGCCTCTTCTGGTCAGTTTCATCCCACTGGAACCCAGCCCCATGTCCCTGAAACCGTAGAAGCTGAGGTGGTTGAACCTGCTGAGGCACGCACTCAGAAATGA